One window from the genome of Streptomyces sp. NBC_01476 encodes:
- a CDS encoding F0F1 ATP synthase subunit delta has product MNGASREALSAAREQLDALTDSTSVDAAGLAEELAAVTALLHGEGTLRRALSDPAKSGEAKAALVRQLFTGQVGGATLDLLSGMVRSRWSQPRDLVDAIEELANTADLIVAQRRGALDDVEDELFRFGRILSGSSELRSALANQVANGEAKAGLLHSLLGGRANPVTERLVTRLVTAPRGRSLESGIESLSKLAAARRSRVVAEVTSATPLSDQQKQRLADALARIYGRQVHLNLDVDPAVLGGVRVRIGDEVINGAIADRLEEASRRMAG; this is encoded by the coding sequence GTGAACGGAGCGAGCCGCGAGGCGCTGAGCGCAGCGCGTGAGCAGCTGGACGCGCTGACCGACAGCACGTCGGTCGACGCGGCCGGTCTCGCCGAGGAGCTGGCCGCGGTCACCGCGCTGCTGCACGGCGAGGGCACCCTGCGCCGGGCGCTCAGCGACCCGGCGAAGTCCGGCGAGGCCAAGGCGGCGCTGGTCCGGCAGCTCTTCACCGGCCAGGTCGGCGGCGCGACCCTGGACCTGCTGTCCGGCATGGTCAGGTCCCGCTGGTCGCAGCCGCGCGATCTGGTGGACGCGATCGAGGAACTGGCGAACACCGCCGACCTGATCGTCGCCCAGCGCCGCGGCGCGCTGGACGACGTGGAGGACGAGCTCTTCCGCTTCGGCCGGATCCTCTCCGGCAGCAGCGAACTGCGCTCCGCGCTGGCGAACCAGGTGGCCAACGGCGAGGCCAAGGCCGGACTGCTGCACTCGCTGCTCGGCGGCCGCGCCAATCCGGTCACCGAACGGCTGGTGACGAGACTGGTCACCGCGCCGCGAGGACGTAGCCTGGAGAGCGGGATCGAATCCCTGTCCAAGCTCGCCGCGGCCCGCCGCAGCCGGGTGGTCGCGGAAGTGACCTCGGCGACTCCGCTGAGTGATCAGCAGAAGCAGCGACTGGCCGACGCGCTGGCCAGGATCTACGGACGACAGGTGCACCTGAACCTGGACGTGGACCCCGCGGTCCTCGGCGGGGTGCGGGTACGCATCGGCGACGAGGTCATCAACGGCGCCATCGCCGACCGCCTCGAAGAGGCGTCACGGCGGATGGCCGGCTGA
- a CDS encoding F0F1 ATP synthase subunit gamma, producing the protein MGAQIRVYKRRIKSVTATKKITKAMEMIAASRIVKAQRQVAASSPYADELTRAVTAVATGSNTKHALTTEAEHPTRAAVLLVTSDRGLAGGYSSNAIKAAEKLAEQLRSEGKEVDSYLVGRKAVAYYSFREREVKGSWTGFSDSPKYGDAKEVAAPLIEAVELETAEGGVDELHIVFTEFVSMMTQVPVARRLLPLSLDEDERAAALAEQTGKSGILPLYEFEPSAEGVLDALLPRYVESRIYNALLQAAASEHAARRRAMKSATDNAEDLIKSLTRLSNAARQADITQEISEIVGGASALADASAGSD; encoded by the coding sequence ATGGGCGCACAGATTCGCGTCTACAAGCGCCGGATCAAGTCCGTCACCGCCACCAAGAAGATCACCAAGGCGATGGAGATGATCGCCGCCTCGCGCATCGTCAAGGCGCAGCGCCAGGTGGCGGCCTCCTCGCCGTACGCGGACGAGCTGACCCGCGCGGTGACGGCGGTGGCGACCGGCTCCAACACCAAGCACGCCCTGACCACCGAGGCGGAGCACCCGACCCGGGCCGCGGTCCTGCTCGTCACGAGCGACCGCGGTCTGGCCGGCGGGTACTCCTCCAACGCGATCAAGGCCGCCGAGAAGCTCGCCGAGCAGCTGCGCTCGGAGGGCAAGGAGGTCGACTCCTACCTCGTCGGCCGCAAGGCGGTGGCGTACTACAGCTTCCGCGAGCGCGAGGTCAAGGGCTCCTGGACCGGCTTCAGCGACAGCCCGAAGTACGGCGACGCCAAGGAGGTCGCGGCGCCGCTCATCGAGGCGGTCGAGCTGGAGACCGCCGAGGGCGGCGTGGACGAACTGCACATCGTCTTCACCGAGTTCGTCTCGATGATGACGCAGGTGCCGGTCGCCCGGCGGCTGCTGCCGCTGTCGCTGGACGAGGACGAGCGGGCGGCGGCGCTGGCGGAGCAGACCGGCAAGTCCGGCATCCTGCCGCTGTACGAGTTCGAACCGTCGGCCGAGGGCGTGCTGGACGCGCTGCTGCCGCGGTACGTCGAGAGCCGTATCTACAACGCGCTGCTGCAGGCCGCCGCTTCCGAGCACGCGGCCCGGCGCCGGGCGATGAAGTCGGCGACCGACAACGCGGAAGACCTCATCAAGTCGCTGACGCGGCTGTCCAATGCGGCCCGACAGGCCGATATCACCCAGGAAATCAGCGAGATCGTCGGTGGCGCGAGCGCCCTCGCCGACGCTAGCGCGGGGAGTGACTGA
- a CDS encoding F0F1 ATP synthase subunit B has protein sequence MISLVQLAADDAENPLVPPIPELIIGLLAFAIVFFFLAKKLLPNINRVLEERREAIEGGMEKAEASQAEAQQTLEQYRSQLAEARHEAARLRQEAQEQGAALIAEMRAEGQRQREEIVAAGHAQIEADRKAAAAALRQDVGKLATELAGKLVGESLEDTARQSRTIDRFLDGLDATAPSAEAAR, from the coding sequence GTGATCTCCTTGGTACAGCTGGCGGCAGACGACGCGGAGAACCCGCTCGTCCCGCCGATCCCCGAGCTCATCATCGGCCTGCTCGCCTTCGCCATCGTCTTCTTCTTCCTCGCCAAGAAGCTCCTCCCGAACATCAACAGGGTTCTGGAAGAGCGCCGGGAGGCCATCGAAGGCGGCATGGAGAAGGCGGAGGCCAGCCAGGCCGAGGCGCAGCAGACCCTTGAGCAGTACCGCAGCCAGCTCGCCGAGGCCCGGCACGAGGCCGCGCGGCTGCGCCAGGAGGCGCAGGAGCAGGGTGCGGCACTCATCGCCGAGATGCGGGCCGAGGGCCAGCGTCAGCGCGAGGAGATCGTCGCCGCCGGCCATGCGCAGATCGAGGCCGACCGCAAGGCCGCGGCCGCCGCGCTGCGGCAGGACGTCGGCAAGCTCGCCACCGAACTGGCCGGCAAGCTCGTGGGTGAGTCCCTGGAGGACACCGCCCGGCAGAGCCGCACCATCGACCGCTTCCTCGACGGGCTCGACGCGACGGCGCCCTCGGCCGAGGCGGCCCGGTGA
- the atpD gene encoding F0F1 ATP synthase subunit beta, protein MTTTVETAPTGTATGRVARVIGPVVDVEFPVDAMPEIYNALHVDIADQSELSGEGQGVRTLTLEVAQHLGDGLVRAISMQPTDGLVRQAPVTDTGEGITVPVGDVTKGRVFNTLGKILNEPEAESEVTERWPIHRKAPDFDQLESKTEMFETGLKVVDLLTPYVKGGKIGLFGGAGVGKTVLIQEMIMRVAKLHEGVSVFAGVGERTREGNDLIAEMAESGVLPQTALVFGQMDEPPGTRLRVALAGLTMAEYFRDVQNQDVLFFIDNIFRFTQAGSEVSTLLGRMPSAVGYQPTLADEMGQLQERITSTRGHSITSMQAIYVPADDLTDPAPATTFAHLDATTVLSRPISEKGIYPAVDPLDSTSRILDPRYIRQDHYDCATRVKGILQKYKDLQDIISILGIDELGEEDKLTVFRARRIERFLSQNTHAAKQFTGVDGSDVSLDESITAFNAIADGEYDHFPEQAFFMCGGLEDLKANAAKLGVN, encoded by the coding sequence ATGACCACCACTGTTGAAACGGCCCCGACCGGTACGGCCACCGGCCGCGTCGCCCGGGTCATCGGCCCGGTCGTCGACGTGGAGTTCCCCGTCGACGCGATGCCGGAGATCTACAACGCGCTGCACGTCGACATCGCCGACCAGTCCGAGCTCTCCGGCGAGGGCCAGGGCGTGCGGACGCTGACCCTGGAAGTCGCCCAGCACCTCGGCGACGGCCTGGTCCGCGCCATCTCGATGCAGCCCACCGACGGCCTGGTCCGCCAGGCCCCGGTGACCGACACCGGCGAAGGCATCACGGTGCCGGTCGGTGACGTCACCAAGGGCCGCGTCTTCAACACCCTCGGCAAGATCCTCAACGAGCCGGAGGCGGAGTCCGAGGTCACCGAGCGCTGGCCGATCCACCGCAAGGCCCCGGACTTCGACCAGCTCGAGTCGAAGACCGAGATGTTCGAGACCGGCCTGAAGGTCGTCGACCTGCTCACCCCGTACGTCAAGGGCGGCAAGATCGGCCTCTTCGGTGGTGCGGGCGTCGGCAAGACGGTGCTCATCCAGGAAATGATCATGCGTGTCGCCAAGCTGCACGAGGGCGTCTCCGTCTTCGCCGGGGTCGGTGAGCGCACCCGTGAGGGCAACGACCTGATCGCGGAGATGGCGGAGTCCGGCGTGCTGCCGCAGACCGCGCTCGTCTTCGGCCAGATGGACGAGCCGCCGGGCACCCGGCTGCGGGTCGCGCTGGCCGGTCTGACCATGGCGGAGTACTTCCGCGATGTGCAGAACCAGGACGTGCTGTTCTTCATCGACAACATCTTCCGGTTCACCCAGGCCGGCTCCGAGGTCTCCACGCTGCTCGGCCGGATGCCGTCCGCGGTGGGTTACCAGCCGACCCTGGCCGACGAGATGGGCCAGCTGCAGGAGCGGATCACCTCCACCCGCGGCCACTCCATCACCTCGATGCAGGCGATCTACGTCCCCGCGGACGACCTCACCGACCCGGCCCCGGCGACCACCTTCGCGCACCTCGACGCGACGACGGTGCTCTCCCGGCCGATCTCGGAGAAGGGCATCTACCCCGCGGTGGACCCGCTCGACTCCACCTCACGCATCCTGGACCCGCGCTACATCCGGCAGGACCACTACGACTGCGCCACCCGGGTCAAGGGGATCCTCCAGAAGTACAAGGACCTCCAGGACATCATCTCGATCCTCGGCATCGACGAGCTCGGTGAAGAGGACAAGCTCACCGTCTTCCGGGCCCGCCGGATCGAGCGCTTCCTGTCGCAGAACACCCACGCCGCCAAGCAGTTCACCGGCGTGGACGGTTCTGACGTGTCGCTCGACGAGTCGATCACGGCGTTCAACGCGATCGCCGACGGCGAGTACGACCACTTCCCCGAGCAGGCGTTCTTCATGTGCGGTGGCCTGGAGGACCTCAAGGCCAACGCGGCGAAGCTCGGCGTCAACTGA
- a CDS encoding cob(I)yrinic acid a,c-diamide adenosyltransferase, which yields MVNLTRIYTRTGDDGTTALGDMSRTAKTDTRIGAYADANEANAVLGVALALGGLPDDVRAVLVRVQNDLFDVGADLATPVVPDPKYPPLRVEQSYVDRLEADCDHYLEGLTKLRSFILPGGTPGAALLHQACTVVRRAERSTWAALAEHGDTMNPLTATYLNRLSDLLFILARTANTSRGDVLWVPGENR from the coding sequence ATGGTCAACCTCACCCGTATCTACACCCGCACCGGCGACGACGGCACCACCGCGCTGGGCGACATGAGCCGCACGGCGAAGACCGACACGCGCATCGGCGCCTACGCCGACGCCAACGAGGCGAACGCGGTGCTCGGCGTCGCGCTCGCCCTCGGCGGCCTCCCGGACGACGTCCGCGCCGTACTCGTCCGGGTGCAGAACGACCTCTTCGACGTGGGCGCCGACCTGGCCACTCCGGTCGTCCCCGACCCCAAGTACCCGCCGCTGCGCGTCGAGCAGTCCTACGTCGACCGCCTGGAGGCCGACTGCGACCACTACCTCGAAGGCCTGACCAAGCTGCGCTCGTTCATCCTTCCGGGGGGCACCCCCGGCGCGGCGCTGCTCCACCAGGCGTGCACCGTCGTCCGCCGCGCGGAGCGCTCCACCTGGGCGGCGCTGGCCGAACACGGCGACACCATGAACCCGCTGACGGCCACTTACCTCAACCGTCTGTCGGATCTGCTCTTCATCCTGGCCCGCACCGCGAACACCTCGCGCGGTGACGTGCTGTGGGTTCCGGGCGAGAACCGCTGA
- a CDS encoding F0F1 ATP synthase subunit epsilon yields the protein MPTRGAVLADLHVELVAADRSVWSGEATMVIARTTSGDIGIMPSHEPLLGVLESGPVTIRTTDESGPVVAAVQGGFISFSDNQLSILAEVAELADEIDVARAERALERSRSEADAAAQRRAEVRLAAAAAGSR from the coding sequence ATGCCGACCCGAGGAGCCGTCTTGGCCGATCTTCACGTCGAGCTGGTGGCCGCGGACCGCAGCGTCTGGTCCGGCGAGGCCACCATGGTCATCGCCCGAACCACGTCGGGTGACATCGGCATCATGCCCAGCCACGAGCCGTTGCTGGGGGTGCTCGAATCCGGTCCGGTGACCATCAGGACCACCGATGAGAGCGGCCCGGTGGTGGCTGCCGTGCAGGGCGGGTTCATCTCGTTCTCCGACAACCAGCTGTCGATTCTCGCTGAGGTCGCCGAGCTGGCCGACGAGATCGACGTGGCCAGGGCCGAGCGGGCACTGGAGCGGTCCAGGTCGGAAGCCGACGCGGCCGCCCAGCGCCGTGCGGAGGTCCGGCTGGCCGCGGCTGCGGCGGGTTCGCGCTGA
- a CDS encoding MraY family glycosyltransferase, which translates to MREYLLTLCVSAAVTYLLTGPVRKFAIAAGAMPEIRARDVHREPTPRLGGIAMFGGLCAGLLVAAHLSNIGDVFTLSNEPRALLSGAALIWLLGVLDDKWGVDALIKLGVQMIAAGVMVWQGLAILWLPLPGIGTVALTPVQSTLLTVALVVITINAVNFVDGLDGLAAGVVCIAAIAFFMYAYRMWYGYGVEAAAPATLFSAILIGMCLGFLPHNIHPARIFMGDSGSMLIGLVLASGAISITGQVDPDAITDFTGSTRQTVHFMVPVYMPLLLPLTMIAIPAIDLVLAVVRRTWKGQSPFAADRGHLHHRLLEIGHSHSRAVLIMYFWSALFAFSAVAFSVNSSSLWIVLVIVALSAVGLVVLLLPRFRPQTPQWAESVVPPRYRRRKRRLAAAAAAAEQEMREAEPGERPALNGSTAIGDRSRLPDRRRPVDSRH; encoded by the coding sequence GTGCGCGAATATCTGCTGACCCTGTGCGTCTCCGCCGCCGTCACGTACCTGCTGACCGGCCCGGTGCGGAAGTTCGCCATCGCCGCGGGCGCCATGCCGGAGATCCGGGCACGTGATGTGCACCGCGAACCCACTCCGCGGCTCGGCGGCATCGCGATGTTCGGCGGCCTGTGCGCCGGGCTGCTGGTCGCCGCTCATCTGAGCAATATCGGGGATGTGTTCACCCTCTCCAACGAGCCGCGGGCGCTGCTCTCCGGTGCCGCGCTGATCTGGCTGCTGGGCGTCCTGGACGACAAGTGGGGCGTGGACGCGCTGATCAAGCTCGGCGTGCAGATGATCGCGGCCGGTGTGATGGTCTGGCAGGGCCTGGCCATCCTGTGGCTGCCGCTGCCCGGTATCGGCACGGTCGCCCTCACCCCGGTGCAGTCCACCCTGCTCACCGTGGCGCTGGTCGTGATCACCATCAACGCGGTGAACTTCGTGGACGGCCTGGACGGCCTGGCGGCCGGTGTGGTCTGCATCGCCGCCATCGCGTTCTTCATGTACGCGTACCGCATGTGGTACGGCTACGGCGTCGAGGCGGCCGCGCCCGCGACGCTCTTCAGCGCGATCCTGATCGGGATGTGCCTGGGCTTCCTCCCGCACAACATCCATCCGGCGCGGATCTTCATGGGCGACTCGGGCTCGATGCTGATCGGCCTGGTGCTCGCCTCGGGTGCGATCTCCATCACCGGGCAGGTGGACCCGGACGCGATCACCGACTTCACCGGGTCGACCCGGCAGACCGTGCACTTCATGGTGCCGGTCTACATGCCGCTGCTGCTGCCGCTGACCATGATCGCCATTCCGGCGATCGACCTGGTGCTCGCGGTGGTCCGCAGGACCTGGAAGGGCCAGTCGCCGTTCGCCGCGGACCGCGGCCACCTGCACCACCGGCTGCTGGAGATCGGGCACTCGCACAGCCGGGCGGTGCTGATCATGTACTTCTGGTCGGCGCTGTTCGCCTTCTCCGCGGTGGCGTTCTCGGTGAACTCCTCCAGCCTGTGGATCGTGCTGGTGATCGTCGCGCTGAGCGCGGTCGGTCTGGTGGTCCTGCTGCTGCCGCGGTTCCGGCCGCAGACCCCGCAGTGGGCGGAGTCGGTGGTCCCGCCGCGCTACCGGCGGCGCAAGCGCCGGCTGGCCGCCGCCGCGGCCGCGGCCGAGCAGGAGATGCGGGAGGCCGAGCCCGGTGAACGGCCGGCCCTCAACGGGTCGACCGCGATCGGCGACCGCTCCCGGCTGCCCGACCGGCGGCGTCCGGTGGACAGCAGGCACTGA
- a CDS encoding DUF2550 domain-containing protein has product MILAFQVGFGILAAALLGLFVFGLRRRLIQRPGGTFDCSLRLAPAEDAEGGGKGWVYGVARYSGDRVEWFRVFSYSPRPRRVLDRPAIEVLGRRDPQGSEELALLSDAVVLSCRHRGMSLELAMSDDALTGFLAWLEAAPPGQRVNVA; this is encoded by the coding sequence GTGATCCTCGCTTTCCAGGTGGGCTTCGGGATTCTCGCGGCGGCGCTGCTGGGACTCTTCGTCTTCGGCCTGCGCCGGCGGCTGATCCAGCGGCCGGGCGGCACCTTCGACTGCAGCCTGCGGCTCGCCCCGGCCGAGGACGCGGAGGGCGGCGGCAAGGGCTGGGTCTACGGAGTGGCCCGCTACAGCGGTGACCGGGTCGAGTGGTTCCGGGTCTTCTCGTACTCGCCCCGCCCGCGCCGGGTGCTCGACCGTCCGGCGATCGAGGTGCTGGGCCGCCGGGATCCGCAGGGCTCCGAGGAGCTGGCGCTGCTCTCGGACGCCGTGGTGCTCTCCTGTCGCCACCGGGGGATGTCACTGGAGCTGGCGATGAGCGACGACGCGCTGACCGGGTTTCTCGCCTGGCTGGAGGCGGCCCCGCCCGGCCAGCGGGTGAATGTGGCGTGA
- the atpA gene encoding F0F1 ATP synthase subunit alpha, with translation MAELTIRPEEIRDALETFVQSYQPDAASREEVGTVSVAGDGIARVEGLPSAMANELLRFEDGTLGLALNLEEREIGAIVLGEFNGIEEGQPVHRTGEVLSVAVGEGYLGRVVDPLGSPIDGLGEIETDGRRALELQAPTVMQRKSVHEPMQTGLKAVDAMTPIGRGQRQLIIGDRQTGKSALAIDTIINQRDNWRSGDPKKQVRCIYVAIGQKGSTIAGVRAALEEAGALEYTTIVAAPASDPAGFKYLAPYTGSAIGQHWMYQGKHVLIVFDDLSKQADAYRAVSLLLRRPPGREAYPGDVFYLHSRLLERCAKLSDDLGAGSMTGLPIVETKANDVSAFIPTNVISITDGQCFLESDLFNAGQRPALNVGISVSRVGGSAQIKAMKGVSGRLRVDLAQFRELEAFAAFGSDLDAASKAQLERGQRMVELLKQGQYAPYAIEDQVVSIWAGTTGKLDDVPVEDVRRFERELLDYLHREHKSLLTAIVETGKLPDETVEVLTDAVAAFKKQFETSSGALLVEG, from the coding sequence ATGGCGGAGCTCACGATCCGGCCGGAGGAGATCCGGGACGCGCTGGAGACGTTTGTCCAGTCGTACCAGCCGGACGCCGCCTCGCGCGAGGAGGTCGGCACGGTCAGCGTTGCCGGAGACGGCATCGCACGCGTCGAGGGACTTCCCTCGGCCATGGCGAACGAACTGCTGCGCTTCGAGGACGGCACCCTCGGTCTCGCCCTCAACCTCGAGGAGCGCGAGATCGGTGCGATCGTCCTCGGCGAGTTCAACGGCATCGAGGAGGGCCAGCCGGTGCACCGCACCGGCGAGGTGCTCTCGGTCGCCGTCGGCGAGGGCTACCTGGGCCGGGTCGTCGACCCGCTGGGGAGCCCGATCGACGGCCTCGGCGAGATCGAGACCGACGGCCGCCGCGCCCTTGAGCTGCAGGCCCCCACGGTCATGCAGCGCAAGTCGGTGCACGAGCCGATGCAGACCGGCCTCAAGGCCGTCGACGCGATGACCCCGATCGGCCGCGGCCAGCGCCAGCTGATCATCGGTGACCGGCAGACCGGCAAGTCCGCGCTGGCGATCGACACGATCATCAACCAGCGTGACAACTGGCGCTCCGGCGACCCGAAGAAGCAGGTCCGCTGCATCTACGTCGCCATCGGCCAGAAGGGCTCCACCATCGCCGGCGTGCGCGCCGCGCTGGAGGAGGCCGGCGCGCTGGAGTACACCACCATCGTCGCCGCCCCGGCGTCCGACCCGGCCGGCTTCAAGTACCTGGCGCCGTACACCGGCTCGGCCATCGGCCAGCACTGGATGTACCAGGGCAAGCACGTCCTGATCGTCTTCGACGACCTGAGCAAGCAGGCCGACGCCTACCGCGCCGTGTCGCTGCTGCTGCGCCGCCCGCCGGGCCGCGAGGCGTACCCCGGTGACGTCTTCTACCTGCACTCCCGCCTGCTGGAGCGCTGCGCCAAGCTCTCCGACGACCTGGGCGCCGGTTCCATGACCGGTCTGCCGATCGTGGAGACCAAGGCGAACGACGTGTCGGCGTTCATCCCGACCAACGTCATCTCCATCACCGACGGCCAGTGCTTCCTGGAGTCGGACCTCTTCAACGCCGGTCAGCGCCCCGCGCTGAACGTCGGTATCTCGGTCTCCCGGGTCGGTGGCTCGGCGCAGATCAAGGCCATGAAGGGCGTCTCCGGCCGGCTCCGCGTGGACCTCGCCCAGTTCCGTGAGCTGGAGGCGTTCGCCGCCTTCGGTTCCGACCTGGACGCGGCCTCCAAGGCGCAGCTGGAGCGTGGCCAGCGGATGGTCGAGCTGCTCAAGCAGGGCCAGTACGCGCCGTACGCGATCGAGGACCAGGTCGTCTCCATCTGGGCCGGCACCACCGGCAAGCTGGACGACGTACCGGTCGAGGACGTACGCCGCTTCGAGCGTGAGCTGCTGGACTACCTGCACCGCGAGCACAAGTCGCTGCTCACCGCGATCGTCGAGACCGGCAAGCTGCCGGACGAGACCGTCGAGGTGCTCACCGACGCGGTGGCCGCGTTCAAGAAGCAGTTCGAGACGTCCTCCGGCGCGCTGCTGGTCGAGGGCTGA
- the atpE gene encoding ATP synthase F0 subunit C, translating to MSALAHATLAAVEIKGNLGSIGYGLAAIGPGVGIGIIFGNGTQALARQPEAAGLIRANQILGFAFCEALALIGLVMPFVYPTS from the coding sequence ATGTCCGCTCTCGCGCACGCGACGCTCGCCGCCGTCGAAATCAAGGGCAACCTCGGCTCGATCGGCTACGGCCTGGCCGCCATCGGCCCCGGCGTCGGCATCGGCATCATCTTCGGCAACGGCACCCAGGCCCTCGCCCGCCAGCCCGAAGCGGCCGGCCTGATCCGCGCCAACCAGATCCTCGGCTTCGCCTTCTGTGAGGCGCTCGCGCTGATCGGTCTGGTCATGCCGTTCGTCTACCCGACCTCCTGA
- the atpB gene encoding F0F1 ATP synthase subunit A: protein MSADQVLAFETNCHIFDGCGFPAPGLHSFVFDPIFSIGSFDFTKPMLLALLSTVVIVGFFWAAFNKAKVVPGKLQMVGEAGYDFVRRGIVYETLGKKVGEKYVPLMVSLFFMVWLLNLWSIIPVAQFPVTAIISFPAALAGIVYITWMYLTFKKHGFVGGWKNITGYDKSLGWVLFLSVPIEFFSNVLVRPFTHAVRLFANMFAGHTLLLLFTIASWYLLNGIGIAYAGVSFIMTIVMTAFELFIQAVQAYVFVLLASSYIQGALAENH from the coding sequence GTGAGTGCTGACCAGGTTCTCGCCTTCGAGACGAACTGCCACATCTTCGACGGGTGCGGCTTCCCGGCCCCCGGCCTGCACTCGTTCGTCTTCGACCCGATCTTCTCGATCGGCAGCTTCGACTTCACCAAGCCGATGCTGCTGGCGCTGCTCAGCACCGTCGTGATCGTCGGCTTCTTCTGGGCCGCCTTCAACAAGGCGAAGGTCGTCCCCGGCAAGCTGCAGATGGTCGGTGAGGCGGGCTACGACTTCGTCCGCCGCGGGATCGTCTACGAGACGCTGGGCAAGAAGGTCGGCGAGAAGTACGTCCCGCTGATGGTCTCGCTGTTCTTCATGGTCTGGCTGCTGAACCTCTGGTCGATCATCCCGGTCGCGCAGTTCCCGGTGACCGCGATCATCTCCTTCCCGGCCGCACTCGCCGGGATCGTCTACATCACGTGGATGTACCTGACGTTCAAGAAGCACGGCTTCGTGGGCGGCTGGAAGAACATCACCGGCTACGACAAGTCGCTCGGCTGGGTGCTGTTCCTCTCGGTGCCGATCGAGTTCTTCTCGAACGTGCTGGTACGGCCGTTCACGCACGCCGTCCGGCTCTTCGCCAACATGTTCGCGGGCCACACCCTGCTGCTGCTCTTCACCATCGCGAGCTGGTACCTGCTCAACGGCATCGGCATCGCGTACGCGGGTGTGTCCTTCATCATGACCATCGTGATGACCGCCTTCGAGCTGTTCATCCAGGCCGTTCAGGCGTACGTGTTCGTGCTCCTGGCCTCCAGCTACATCCAGGGCGCGCTCGCCGAGAACCACTGA